In the genome of Vicia villosa cultivar HV-30 ecotype Madison, WI linkage group LG7, Vvil1.0, whole genome shotgun sequence, one region contains:
- the LOC131616538 gene encoding cyclic nucleotide-gated ion channel 1-like, translating into MMSPKEKKLVRFVRKSKPCISPAKNNEPSKKPASWWSVLDPQGPLLQKWNKIFVITCVMAVSMDPLFFYIPVIDDEKKCLGLNGTLKITASVLRTFFDLFYILRIVFQFRTGFIAPSSSAFGRGEHVVDPWAIAVRYLSSHFIIDILSILPLPQMVILAMIPIPQCSVPYRAKEWLKYTIITQYAPRLLRIYPLFKEVTSTSGILTETAWAGAAYNLFLYMLASHVVGAFWYLFSIESELRCWRKRLRNTGLFDDSYLSCGWVNATVLSLLSNSTTCPFKEPDDIVDPTVFDFGIFIDGLKSRVVSSTTDFHHKFFYCFWWGFRNLSSVGQNLKTSTYIGEIIFAIFIAVYGLVLFAFLIGNMQKYLQSTTVRVEEMRVKRRDAEHWMRHRKLPEHMKRRIRRYEQYKWQENRGVEEERLIRNLPKDLRRDIKRHLCLDLLKKVPIFGKMDKQLLDAMYDKLKPVLYTEKSYVVREGDPVDEMLFIMRGKLATTTGIFNSWELKSGDFCGEELLTWAWDPTTSSNLPISTSTVETLSDVEAFAIMPDDLKILAFQFRRLISRKQIQHNFRCCSLQWRAWGARFIQVIWRRYREKKAQKALREAEEGQQNACENEKECSPSFVATMYVRKFASNALRHIRSGKRVTETQTNRLLPLMPKKPAEPDFITQK; encoded by the exons atgaTGAGtccaaaggaaaagaaacttgtGAGGTTTGTGAGAAAATCTAAACCATGTATTAGTCCTGCGAAAAACAATGAACCATCGAAAAAACCAGCTTCTTGGTGGAGTGTACTTGATCCACAAGGTCCGCTGCTTCAAAAATGGAACAAGATCTTTGTAATAACATGTGTCATGGCAGTGTCGATGGATCCGCTGTTCTTTTACATCCCTGTGATTGATGATGAGAAAAAGTGCCTTGGTTTGAATGGAACATTGAAGATTACTGCCAGTGTTCTTCGCACGTTTTTCGATCTTTTCTACATTCTTCGTATAGTGTTTCAGTTTCGAACTGGGTTTATTGCTCCTTCTTCGAGCGCGTTTGGAAGGGGCGAGCACGTTGTTGATCCTTGGGCTATAGCAGTGAGATACTTGAGTTCTCATTTCATCATTGATATTCTATCAATTCTTCCACTTCCCCAG ATGGTGATTTTGGCTATGATTCCAATTCCACAATGTTCAGTTCCATATAGAGCAAAGGAATGGTTGAAGTACACAATAATAACACAGTATGCGCCGAGACTTTTGCGAATCTATCCGCTGTTCAAAGAAGTAACAAGCACTTCTGGTATACTGACTGAGACAGCATGGGCTGGAGCTGCttataatctttttctttatATGCTAGCAAGTCAT GTGGTTGGAGCTTTTTGGTATTTGTTTTCGATAGAATCAGAGTTGCGGTGTTGGCGCAAACGGTTGAGGAATACTGGACTTTTTGATGATTCCTATTTGAGCTGTGGATGGGTTAATGCGACTGTTTTATCGCTTCTCAGCAACTCTACTACTTGTCCTTTCAAAGAACCTGATGATATCGTTGATCCAACAGTTTTTGATTTTGGAATATTTATAGATGGTCTAAAGTCTCGTGTCGTCAGTTCGACTACAGACTTTCATCATAAATTCTTCTACTGTTTTTGGTGGGGTTTCCGGAATTTAAG TTCTGTTGGACAGAACTTGAAAACAAGCACTTATATTGGGGAGATAATCTTCGCGATCTTCATCGCTGTCTATGGATTGGTTCTATTCGCATTTCTTATTGGAAACATGCAG AAATATCTACAATCTACAACTGTTAGAGTTGAAGAGATGAGAGTCAAGAGGAGGGATGCTGAACATTGGATGCGCCACCGTAAGCTACCGGAGCACATGAAGCGAAGAATTCGACGGTATGAACAATACAAATGGCAAGAAAATCGAGGTGTTGAAGAGGAGAGGTTGATTCGCAACCTCCCTAAAGATCTCAGAAGAGACATAAAGAGACATCTTTGCTTAGATTTGCTTAAAaaa GTGCCAATTTTTGGCAAAATGGATAAACAGTTGCTGGATGCAATGTATGATAAACTCAAACCAGTCCTTTACACCGAGAAAAGTTACGTTGTTCGCGAAGGTGATCCGGTGGACGAAATGCTCTTCATCATGCGCGGAAAACTTGCGACCACAACTGGTATCTTTAACTCGTGGGAGCTTAAGTCTGGTGATTTTTGTGGAGAGGAGCTTCTAACATGGGCATGGGATCCTACCACTTCCTCTAACTTACCTATTTCAACTAGCACTGTGGAAACTCTTTCAGATGTTGAAGCTTTTGCTATCATGCCTGATGACTTGAAGATTCTTGCCTTTCAATTTCGCCGTCTTATTAGCAGAAAACAAATTCAGCACAATTTTAG GTGTTGTTCATTGCAATGGAGGGCATGGGGAGCGCGGTTCATACAAGTAATATGGCGTCGATATAGAGAAAAAAAGGCTCAGAAAGCATTGCGTGAAGCGGAAGAAGGACAACAAAATGCttgtgaaaatgagaaagagtgtTCACCAAGCTTTGTTGCCACCATGTATGTACGAAAGTTTGCATCTAATGCATTAAGGCATATAAGAAGTGGCAAAAGAGTGACGGAGACGCAGACAAATAGATTGCTACCACTCATGCCTAAGAAACCAGCTGAGCCAGATTTCATTACTCAAAAGTAG